Proteins encoded within one genomic window of Glandiceps talaboti chromosome 3, keGlaTala1.1, whole genome shotgun sequence:
- the LOC144433426 gene encoding uncharacterized protein LOC144433426, whose translation MALNTYRTIVLTDFNHHLRNLKLIYGIAFNETFDIDIFGEFIPAISIEEFREKCGSSVKNVLALPTFKHKPLSYVLSVFDLEREWLHSRTGITIPDSRSIPRTNAGIQNMFKKLEDEMCVVMISPESFRDTVHPPNEDITQSLFAHLIRTPFLRKTVSELMPQLCNGGPVLTFHWRNKTGELCLHEKMVCHDNYFEHQERMLELLSKDIKDIQRKRKINCVFAAYSPEESKHFLNIFKSYIPNVITMDDVINLHNPGIESYNGDDYFLSLIEQEICARSDVFIGNGKSNWSIFVLRERKVFDRGPTYDIIEDFPTISDIVLECYK comes from the exons ATGGCTTTGAACACCTACAGAACGATAGTACTAACAGACTTTAACCACCATCTTAGAAATCTCAAGCTCATATATGGAATTGCGTTTAATGAGACTTTTGACATCGATATTTTCGGAGAATTTATACCGGCTATTTCAATCGAAGAATTCAGAGAAAAGTGCGGCTCCAGTGTTAAAAACGTACTTGCTTTACCTACATTTAAACATAAACCGCTTTCATATGTGTTAAGTGTCTTTGATCTAGAGAGAGAATGGTTACATTCAAGAACTGGCATAACAATACCTGATAGTCGGTCAATCCCACGAACCAATGCAGGTATCCAAAATATGTTTAAGAAGTTAGAGGACGAAATGTGTGTTGTTATGATTAGTCCGGAGTCTTTCCGTGATACTGTGCATCCACCCAATGAGGACATTACCCAGTCCCTGTTCGCACACTTGATTAGAACCCCGTTTTTGCGGAAAACGGTATCGGAGTTAATGCCTCAACTTTGTAACGGGGGACCAGTTTTGACTTTCCATTGGAGAAACAAGACCGGAGAATT GTGCCTTCATGAAAAAATGGTATGCCATGACAATTATTTTGAACATCAGGAAAGAATGCTGGaattactttcaaaagacatcAAAGATATTCAGAGGAAGAGAAAAATTAACTGTGTGTTTGCGGCGTATTCACCAGAGGAATCCAAG CATTTCCTCAACATATTCAAGAGTTACATCCCAAACGTAATCACCatggatgacgtcatcaatcTGCATAATCCAGGAATCGAATCTTACAACGGTGATGACTATTTCCTGTCTTTAATTGAACAAGAAATCTGTGCCA GAAGTGACGTTTTCATCGGAAATGGAAAGTCCAATTGGTCCATTTTTGTTCTGCGGGAAAGAAAAGTATTTGACAGAGGACCTACATATGATATTATCGAAGACTTTCCAACTATATCAGACATTGTTTTGGAATGTTATAAATAA